From Prevotella melaninogenica, the proteins below share one genomic window:
- a CDS encoding Fur family transcriptional regulator gives MNDKQIEALLKAHGIRLTANRILIARTLSGLDNPASMKELEAKIQTIDKSNIFRTLSLFKQQHLVHQLEDGNDIVRYELCLSDDDEEDEDMHVHFYCERCHRTYCLNDIHVPQVDLPAGYEQSSINYMIKGVCPKCAHRYYIK, from the coding sequence ATGAATGACAAGCAGATTGAAGCACTGCTGAAAGCACATGGTATTAGACTGACCGCAAATCGCATTCTCATAGCACGAACACTGTCAGGATTGGACAACCCAGCCTCTATGAAAGAGTTGGAAGCAAAGATCCAAACGATTGACAAGTCAAATATTTTCCGTACACTTTCATTGTTCAAACAGCAACACTTAGTACATCAGTTGGAAGACGGAAATGATATAGTTCGCTACGAATTATGTCTCAGCGATGACGATGAAGAAGATGAAGACATGCACGTACACTTCTATTGTGAGCGTTGCCATCGCACCTATTGCCTCAATGACATACACGTTCCACAGGTCGATTTGCCTGCAGGATACGAACAATCATCCATCAATTATATGATAAAAGGAGTGTGTCCTAAGTGCGCTCACCGATATTATATTAAATGA
- a CDS encoding GSCFA domain-containing protein produces MEFRTIVNIPRPTFELEPCERILFVGSCFADNIGKRFEEEKFRAMVNPFGVMYNPVSVLHTVKKVANHTFDTAVFTLGTNHVYVERATGEIVDNCQKRPQREFEERELTVEECADTLSEAITLLRQANPKVNVIITVSPIRYAKYGYHGSQLSKAVLLLATDKVIKEEGERVYYFPAYEIVNDELRDYRFYKADMLHPNEQAVEYIWEQLVATCFSAEAKQFLKEWLPIKEALAHRPFNPEAAAYQDFIKKTKEKAKMLELKYPNIELNL; encoded by the coding sequence ATGGAATTTAGAACAATTGTCAACATCCCCCGTCCAACATTTGAGTTGGAACCTTGTGAGCGGATTCTTTTTGTAGGGTCGTGCTTTGCCGACAATATTGGTAAGCGATTCGAAGAAGAGAAGTTTCGTGCCATGGTAAACCCCTTCGGTGTTATGTATAACCCTGTTTCAGTGCTACATACGGTGAAGAAGGTGGCAAACCATACGTTTGACACAGCCGTATTCACATTGGGAACAAACCATGTCTATGTGGAGCGAGCTACAGGCGAGATTGTTGACAACTGCCAGAAACGTCCACAACGAGAGTTTGAAGAGCGCGAACTTACGGTTGAGGAGTGTGCCGACACACTGAGCGAGGCGATTACCCTACTACGCCAAGCGAATCCAAAGGTCAATGTCATCATCACGGTCAGCCCTATCCGTTATGCCAAATATGGCTATCACGGAAGTCAGTTGTCAAAGGCTGTACTGCTGTTGGCTACCGACAAGGTGATCAAGGAAGAAGGTGAGAGGGTCTATTACTTCCCAGCCTATGAGATTGTGAACGACGAACTGCGCGACTATCGTTTCTACAAAGCAGATATGCTGCACCCCAACGAGCAGGCTGTAGAATACATATGGGAACAGCTTGTGGCAACCTGTTTCTCCGCAGAAGCCAAACAGTTTCTTAAGGAATGGCTACCTATCAAAGAGGCGTTGGCGCACCGCCCGTTTAATCCAGAGGCAGCGGCTTATCAGGATTTCATAAAGAAAACAAAGGAAAAAGCCAAGATGTTGGAACTAAAATATCCCAATATAGAATTGAATTTATAA